One region of Caldivirga sp. genomic DNA includes:
- a CDS encoding aldehyde ferredoxin oxidoreductase family protein: MNVFRILRVDLSNESFKEEVVKNGLLKSFLGGRGLAAYYAFNEIPRGIDPLDPSNKLYVFSGPLSGIATLSTSRVNVTTRSVLNGVYTHSNAGGNFSYWLRRSGYDGIIIEGKAEEPVYLVVKNGEPLLKPAKHIWGKWTGSATRIILTENGFPPDETKAGVAVIGPAGENLVKFAGIRFSDYERFAGRGGVGAVMGSKRLKGMLVWGTRDLYKELVDKGAFMKVNNEIVKKLVTHDTTKALHSYGTNVLMNLVQAVGGLPHYNFAGTGLIKNVDDVSGELIKSKYVVETHGCFNCPIACTQITMVKSGSFKVPGEKIKYEYENTWALGPNIGLINAEPVLKLEKLANELGMDTISLGNTLAVATELSRMGKLKLDVDWGDAASYIDLTYKIAYREGIGDELAEGDYRLAVKYNAPETFTGARGQGLPAYDPRAHKGFALAYYTANRGGDHLEAYTPTWEILGTVFGKAGKVDPHDDSPAGIDLQARLVKWNQDLFAVVDSSIFCKFENLVPNVNTEQDIANLYNAAYGWDLTSDDVLTIGERIFNLERLFWVREGKWIKDELPPRMREPIPDGPAKGHSASRMFDEGIKTYYKLRGWVDGKPTKDTLRKLGLSEFEYLL; encoded by the coding sequence ATGAATGTTTTCAGAATACTCAGAGTGGATTTATCAAATGAATCCTTTAAGGAAGAGGTGGTTAAGAATGGTTTACTTAAATCATTCCTAGGTGGTAGAGGTTTAGCAGCCTACTACGCCTTTAATGAAATACCAAGAGGCATTGATCCCCTTGATCCCAGTAATAAACTTTATGTCTTCTCAGGTCCTCTCAGTGGAATAGCTACCTTATCCACAAGTAGAGTTAATGTCACTACAAGGTCCGTGTTAAACGGAGTCTACACTCACTCCAATGCTGGCGGTAACTTCTCCTATTGGTTAAGGAGGTCAGGCTACGATGGCATAATCATTGAGGGTAAGGCTGAGGAGCCGGTTTACCTTGTAGTTAAGAATGGGGAACCATTATTAAAGCCGGCTAAGCATATTTGGGGTAAGTGGACTGGTTCAGCCACTAGAATCATCCTAACTGAGAATGGGTTTCCACCTGATGAAACAAAGGCCGGTGTGGCTGTAATAGGACCTGCTGGTGAGAATCTGGTGAAGTTCGCCGGTATCAGGTTCTCCGACTATGAAAGATTTGCTGGACGTGGAGGTGTAGGTGCTGTTATGGGTAGTAAGAGGCTTAAGGGTATGTTGGTGTGGGGGACAAGGGACTTATATAAGGAGTTAGTGGATAAGGGTGCATTCATGAAAGTTAATAATGAGATCGTGAAGAAACTTGTAACACATGATACAACCAAGGCCCTACACTCATATGGCACTAACGTTCTCATGAACCTTGTTCAAGCTGTCGGAGGCTTACCTCACTATAACTTTGCTGGTACCGGATTAATCAAGAACGTTGATGATGTCAGTGGTGAATTAATTAAGAGTAAGTATGTCGTGGAGACCCATGGATGCTTCAACTGCCCAATAGCCTGTACTCAGATAACCATGGTTAAAAGCGGTTCATTTAAGGTTCCAGGTGAGAAGATTAAGTATGAGTATGAGAATACTTGGGCACTGGGGCCTAACATTGGATTAATCAATGCTGAACCAGTCCTTAAGCTTGAGAAGCTCGCCAATGAACTAGGCATGGATACCATAAGCCTAGGTAACACACTGGCTGTTGCAACCGAGTTGAGTAGAATGGGTAAGCTTAAGCTTGATGTAGACTGGGGTGATGCAGCCTCTTACATTGACTTAACCTATAAGATAGCCTACAGGGAGGGTATTGGTGATGAACTTGCTGAGGGTGATTATAGACTTGCCGTGAAGTATAATGCCCCTGAAACCTTCACTGGAGCTAGGGGACAGGGGTTACCTGCATATGACCCAAGGGCGCATAAGGGTTTTGCGCTGGCGTATTATACTGCAAATAGGGGTGGGGATCATCTTGAGGCGTACACACCAACATGGGAAATTCTAGGTACAGTATTCGGTAAGGCAGGTAAGGTTGATCCACATGATGATTCACCAGCAGGTATTGACCTACAGGCTAGGTTGGTTAAGTGGAACCAGGACCTATTTGCAGTAGTTGACTCATCAATATTCTGTAAGTTCGAAAATCTGGTGCCTAACGTTAATACTGAGCAGGATATAGCTAACCTGTATAATGCAGCCTATGGCTGGGACTTAACTTCTGATGATGTCTTAACCATTGGTGAACGTATATTTAACCTTGAGAGACTCTTCTGGGTTAGAGAAGGTAAGTGGATTAAGGATGAGTTACCACCTAGAATGAGGGAACCAATACCTGATGGACCTGCTAAGGGGCATTCAGCCTCAAGGATGTTTGATGAGGGTATTAAGACTTACTACAAGTTAAGGGGTTGGGTTGATGGTAAACCCACTAAGGATACGCTGAGGAAACTTGGACTCAGTGAATTTGAGTACTTACTTTAA
- a CDS encoding 3-hydroxyacyl-CoA dehydrogenase/enoyl-CoA hydratase family protein — MVNLQVKEIAVIGGGTMGHGIAEVAAINGFKVHLNDLTLDILQKALNNIRWSLSNLHEKRQLRESPDEVMSRISVTTSLEDAVRNADFIIEAVFEDFNTKSSIFKRASEHAPPHAILASNTSSIPISELASVTNRPDKVIGMHFFNPPVLMKLIEVVRGDKTSDETVNVTVELGRRLGKEPVVVNRDVPGFISNRLFMRLIESACLMVMNNEASIDAVDSAARFKLGLPMGIFELVDFVGIDVVDLILKAMVNRGFKFSGCGLIDDKVKALKLGLKTGEGFYKYPEAGKYSRVKVPKEAGEGVNPVRLIALAVNEAAWLIRNKVASAVDVDTVTKLGFGFPKGLLEYADSYGIGSVIVELIKLRDRYGTVEPDPLIMQMVSEGRVGVKAGSGFYDYGGEGYETVKLTIEPPIAWITLNRPEKLNAINSKMINELIAVVNKLGAEPFDRVRVVVIKGAGKAFSAGADLTMFSNEEPTEAYLTSRMLQELTNRLERLNKPVIAMIHGYALGGGLELALACDMRIASEDAILGLPEVTLGLIPGSGGVKRLVRLIGLGKAKELILTGAKLTAKEAEKLGIVNRVVPINELENETRTIALKLAEEPPITLMIAKGILNIASEGSLEDTLTAESMGFSLLFSTKDSREGINAFLEKRQPKYQGK; from the coding sequence ATGGTTAATCTTCAGGTTAAGGAAATAGCAGTTATAGGCGGTGGAACAATGGGTCATGGGATAGCGGAGGTTGCTGCCATAAACGGCTTCAAGGTTCACCTAAACGACCTAACGCTCGACATACTGCAGAAGGCGTTGAATAACATAAGGTGGAGCCTAAGTAATCTTCATGAGAAGAGGCAATTGAGGGAAAGCCCTGATGAAGTCATGTCCAGAATAAGTGTAACAACATCACTGGAGGATGCTGTGAGAAACGCAGACTTCATTATTGAGGCCGTCTTCGAGGACTTTAACACTAAGAGTAGTATTTTCAAGAGGGCAAGTGAGCATGCGCCACCGCACGCAATATTAGCCAGTAACACTTCATCAATACCAATAAGTGAACTAGCCTCAGTAACGAATAGGCCTGATAAGGTTATTGGGATGCACTTTTTCAACCCACCAGTATTAATGAAGCTAATTGAGGTGGTTAGGGGTGATAAGACTAGTGATGAGACAGTTAATGTAACTGTTGAGTTAGGTAGGAGGCTTGGTAAGGAGCCTGTTGTGGTTAATAGGGATGTACCAGGCTTCATATCTAATAGGTTGTTCATGAGGCTTATTGAATCTGCTTGCCTAATGGTTATGAATAATGAAGCAAGCATTGATGCTGTTGATAGTGCAGCTAGGTTTAAGTTAGGCTTACCGATGGGTATCTTTGAATTAGTTGACTTCGTAGGTATTGACGTGGTTGATTTAATATTGAAGGCCATGGTTAATAGAGGCTTCAAATTCAGTGGCTGCGGGTTAATTGATGATAAGGTTAAGGCCCTTAAACTTGGGTTAAAGACTGGAGAGGGCTTCTACAAGTACCCTGAGGCTGGGAAGTACAGCAGGGTTAAAGTGCCTAAGGAAGCTGGGGAGGGGGTTAACCCAGTTAGGTTAATTGCATTAGCAGTTAATGAGGCTGCTTGGTTAATTAGAAATAAGGTAGCGTCAGCGGTGGACGTGGACACGGTAACTAAGTTAGGCTTCGGCTTCCCAAAGGGTCTACTGGAGTACGCTGACTCATACGGTATTGGAAGCGTAATCGTTGAGTTAATTAAGTTAAGGGACAGGTATGGTACTGTTGAACCAGACCCATTAATAATGCAGATGGTGTCTGAGGGGAGAGTGGGGGTTAAGGCTGGTTCAGGGTTTTACGATTATGGTGGAGAAGGCTATGAAACAGTTAAACTCACTATTGAGCCACCAATAGCTTGGATTACCTTAAATAGGCCTGAGAAATTAAACGCGATAAACAGTAAGATGATTAATGAGTTAATTGCGGTAGTAAATAAACTGGGGGCTGAACCCTTCGATAGGGTTAGGGTTGTTGTAATTAAGGGTGCTGGTAAAGCCTTCTCAGCCGGCGCTGACTTAACAATGTTCAGTAATGAGGAACCCACTGAGGCGTATTTAACAAGTAGGATGCTTCAGGAATTAACTAATAGACTGGAGAGGCTTAATAAGCCGGTAATAGCCATGATCCATGGCTACGCCCTAGGGGGTGGGCTTGAGTTAGCGTTGGCCTGCGACATGAGGATAGCCTCAGAGGATGCTATACTTGGGTTACCTGAGGTTACACTAGGCCTAATACCAGGTTCAGGTGGCGTTAAGAGACTGGTTAGGTTAATTGGGTTAGGTAAGGCTAAGGAGCTTATTCTAACTGGAGCAAAGTTAACAGCTAAGGAAGCTGAGAAATTAGGTATAGTTAATAGGGTTGTGCCAATTAATGAATTGGAGAATGAAACCAGGACCATTGCGCTTAAGCTAGCTGAGGAACCACCAATAACACTCATGATTGCTAAGGGAATACTTAACATAGCCAGTGAAGGATCATTAGAAGATACGCTTACTGCGGAGTCAATGGGCTTTAGCCTACTCTTCTCAACAAAGGATTCAAGAGAGGGCATCAACGCGTTCTTAGAAAAGAGGCAACCCAAGTATCAGGGTAAGTGA
- the glyS gene encoding glycine--tRNA ligase has protein sequence MSDKFNDVVAESGYYWPSFDVYRGKVEAGGFYDYGLLGVLLKRNIIEKWRRTFILPYLDFTYEVETPIIMPSVVFEASGHVEHFTDYLVTCSKCGRKYRADHLVEEELGKRGIKIKTEGLNEGELTNLIRQNNIRCPACGGELGDVQRFNLLFKTTIGPYSENVGYLRPETAQGMFVNFNRIYRIMGKLPIAIAQVGKVGRNEISPRQGLVRLREFSQMEIELFFDPQDPSCPFINEVDDVKLRLLTEEDVANGVNEPRVVSAKEAVKMGYVANEWMAFYMALSVKFLKNLGVPEEKQMFIAKLPNERAHYARMVYDHVVNTERFGWLEVSGHAYRGDYDLSRHASYSGQEISAVRRLREPKVIEVHRVYPNPSRIREVYGDKAPLVLRALASVNPEELVKALVDKGEATVDGFRVTKDMVFIKTESRRISTESFTPHVIEPSFGIDRILYVTLENAYTLIEGKVVLKLPRDVAPITVAVLPIVSRDELTKVARDIRISLVNEGITAVYDDGGTIGARYAKWDSLGTPLAVTIDADTLKDNTVTVRDRDSRAQVRVKIQDLVPVIRDLIKGKSINEVAAERNLPLIVRSQ, from the coding sequence GTGTCAGATAAGTTCAATGATGTTGTAGCGGAGTCAGGCTACTATTGGCCTAGCTTTGATGTGTACAGGGGTAAGGTTGAGGCTGGTGGGTTTTATGATTACGGTTTACTCGGTGTACTTTTAAAGAGAAACATTATTGAAAAGTGGAGAAGAACGTTCATACTGCCTTACTTAGACTTCACCTACGAGGTTGAAACCCCCATTATTATGCCCAGTGTAGTCTTCGAGGCAAGTGGGCATGTTGAACACTTCACTGACTACCTAGTCACCTGCAGTAAATGTGGACGCAAGTACAGGGCGGATCACTTAGTGGAGGAGGAGCTTGGGAAGAGGGGCATTAAGATTAAGACTGAGGGACTTAATGAGGGGGAATTAACCAATTTGATAAGGCAGAATAACATAAGGTGCCCTGCCTGTGGAGGTGAATTAGGTGATGTGCAGAGGTTTAACCTTCTCTTCAAGACTACGATAGGTCCATATAGTGAGAACGTGGGTTACCTAAGGCCTGAGACCGCGCAGGGCATGTTCGTTAACTTTAATAGGATATACAGGATAATGGGGAAATTACCTATAGCAATAGCTCAAGTTGGTAAGGTTGGTAGAAATGAGATTTCACCAAGGCAGGGATTAGTTAGGCTTAGGGAGTTTTCCCAAATGGAGATTGAGCTTTTCTTTGACCCACAGGACCCATCCTGCCCATTCATTAATGAGGTTGATGATGTTAAGTTAAGGCTGCTTACAGAGGAGGATGTGGCTAATGGTGTTAATGAACCTAGAGTTGTTTCAGCTAAGGAGGCGGTGAAGATGGGTTACGTTGCTAATGAGTGGATGGCCTTCTACATGGCGCTCTCGGTTAAGTTTCTGAAAAACCTAGGTGTACCTGAGGAGAAGCAGATGTTCATAGCTAAGCTACCCAATGAGAGGGCTCATTACGCTAGAATGGTTTATGACCACGTTGTTAACACTGAGCGCTTCGGTTGGCTTGAGGTCAGTGGGCACGCCTACAGGGGTGACTATGACTTGAGTAGGCATGCATCTTACAGTGGTCAAGAAATATCTGCTGTTAGGAGGCTTAGGGAACCTAAGGTTATTGAGGTGCATAGGGTTTACCCTAACCCATCAAGAATAAGGGAGGTTTACGGTGATAAGGCTCCCTTAGTCCTCAGGGCCTTAGCAAGCGTTAACCCTGAGGAATTGGTTAAGGCATTGGTGGATAAGGGTGAAGCAACCGTTGATGGGTTTAGGGTGACTAAAGACATGGTTTTCATTAAGACTGAGTCTAGGAGGATAAGCACCGAGAGTTTTACTCCTCATGTTATCGAACCCTCATTCGGCATAGACAGGATACTTTACGTTACGCTTGAGAACGCATATACGCTCATTGAGGGTAAGGTTGTTCTTAAGTTACCTAGGGACGTAGCCCCCATTACTGTTGCGGTATTACCAATAGTGAGCAGGGATGAGTTAACTAAGGTGGCTAGGGATATTAGGATTAGCCTAGTTAATGAAGGTATCACGGCGGTTTACGATGATGGGGGAACCATAGGGGCTAGGTACGCTAAGTGGGATAGCTTAGGTACACCACTTGCAGTAACCATAGATGCCGACACCCTTAAGGATAATACTGTTACTGTTAGGGATAGGGATAGTAGAGCTCAGGTTAGGGTTAAGATTCAGGACCTTGTACCCGTCATTAGGGACCTCATAAAAGGTAAATCCATTAATGAAGTTGCCGCCGAGAGAAACCTACCGCTCATAGTGAGAAGCCAGTAG
- a CDS encoding glycosyltransferase, whose protein sequence is MITPIAATVTAVTVLMIYPIIVLIYDLNNYLAYRRIGIKKVNTVECPNEHGALSVIIPTWHEPIDTVVNAITRALGFNWPGPIEVIVVSDDDESYVNELKHRVTGLGDNVKVLRRVVKNAGKAGALDYGFRHSRGDYVLTMDVDSFIDPNFPLKACGLMSKESVVAVAGRWFGYNTDTLVSEAVTASMNLAVDTIQGGRRARGLPALVVGTGTMFKAGALREVDGWSGSGPQDDVYVWLKLISMGFDVGFIDDKVIGVENPRTYSVFKFQQTKWAYGVADALRRMIRSFMGSSVSARVKFDAVLLLTQYLTPALFVISSLIVGVTSLILGGFIGLVTLPLLILYGSLALAYGYLPLKTRSGDLTPYSAGRSSAMVMSISIQTLYSYIKGSLGLNFRGWDVTPKGGLTVIKTLPIETIMMVIFTVLLILNLIHGYLSSSLWVAVGDAPYVYVHYRFARELL, encoded by the coding sequence ATGATTACCCCAATAGCTGCTACTGTAACTGCAGTAACTGTATTAATGATTTACCCAATAATAGTGCTCATCTATGATCTTAATAATTACCTGGCATATAGAAGAATAGGAATTAAGAAAGTCAATACGGTGGAATGCCCTAATGAGCATGGTGCCTTAAGCGTAATAATACCCACATGGCATGAACCCATTGACACCGTTGTGAACGCTATTACAAGGGCTTTAGGCTTCAATTGGCCTGGCCCAATTGAAGTAATAGTGGTTTCTGATGATGATGAGAGTTACGTTAATGAACTTAAACACAGGGTCACTGGCCTTGGTGATAACGTTAAGGTACTTAGGAGGGTTGTTAAGAATGCTGGTAAGGCGGGTGCACTTGATTATGGGTTTAGGCACTCCAGGGGTGATTATGTTTTAACCATGGATGTTGACTCATTTATAGACCCAAACTTTCCCCTTAAGGCCTGTGGATTAATGTCTAAGGAGAGTGTAGTTGCCGTAGCAGGCAGGTGGTTTGGCTACAATACTGACACTTTAGTTTCTGAGGCTGTTACTGCATCCATGAACCTTGCCGTTGACACTATACAGGGCGGTAGGAGGGCAAGGGGCCTACCAGCCTTAGTCGTTGGTACAGGTACCATGTTTAAGGCAGGTGCGCTCAGGGAGGTGGATGGATGGAGTGGTAGTGGGCCTCAGGATGACGTGTATGTTTGGCTTAAATTAATATCAATGGGCTTCGACGTCGGCTTCATTGATGATAAGGTTATTGGGGTTGAGAACCCAAGGACGTATAGTGTATTTAAGTTTCAGCAGACTAAGTGGGCTTATGGTGTTGCTGATGCCTTAAGAAGAATGATTAGGAGTTTCATGGGTAGTAGCGTTAGCGCTAGGGTTAAGTTTGATGCTGTATTACTTCTAACCCAATACTTAACTCCCGCGTTATTTGTAATAAGTAGCTTAATTGTTGGAGTTACTTCACTGATCCTGGGGGGTTTCATTGGATTAGTCACATTGCCCTTGCTTATCCTTTATGGTTCACTTGCCCTAGCTTACGGTTACTTACCATTAAAGACTAGGAGCGGTGATTTAACGCCTTACTCAGCTGGTAGGTCATCAGCAATGGTTATGTCAATCAGTATTCAAACGCTGTACTCGTATATTAAGGGTTCCTTAGGGCTTAACTTCAGGGGGTGGGATGTTACACCTAAGGGTGGGTTAACAGTGATTAAGACTTTACCCATTGAGACGATAATGATGGTAATCTTCACGGTACTGCTAATCCTTAACTTAATCCACGGTTACTTATCATCATCATTATGGGTAGCCGTGGGTGATGCACCCTACGTGTATGTTCACTACAGGTTCGCTAGGGAATTACTGTAG